The following proteins are co-located in the Paenibacillus sp. FSL H8-0079 genome:
- a CDS encoding DUF202 domain-containing protein — protein MIHISLTDKDVTTTDSKYVQQHLANERTFLAWVRTGIAMAGIGFLAAGFGFNSSAYDRLAHIAAIITGITSLIAGISIIVYSAAAYHRKRTQINEQTFQASTGLIRFLTMMLLMIGLALAVLLYVLLFPA, from the coding sequence TTGATTCACATTTCTTTAACAGACAAAGACGTAACCACTACCGATTCCAAGTATGTCCAGCAACATCTGGCTAACGAGCGAACTTTTCTGGCCTGGGTACGCACCGGTATTGCCATGGCGGGCATCGGATTTCTTGCTGCCGGATTTGGTTTCAACTCGTCGGCGTATGATCGGCTTGCACATATTGCGGCGATTATTACGGGTATCACTTCTCTGATTGCCGGCATATCCATCATTGTGTATTCGGCAGCAGCGTATCATCGGAAGCGTACACAAATCAATGAACAGACGTTTCAGGCATCGACCGGATTAATCCGGTTTCTTACCATGATGCTACTGATGATTGGACTCGCTTTGGCTGTACTGTTATATGTATTGTTATTCCCTGCTTGA
- a CDS encoding acyltransferase translates to MPRKERITEIESLRGIAFGAVVLQHSIAHYSLVPETRLEDGVLLAILLMLSKFAVPLFIFITGMVLFYNTGDKLNYGKFMRKRVNDVIVPYLIWSLIYFTLAPRGWTGFGWNDIPDLGLKLLTGKTTSHFWYIIMLIQFYLLFPLFLRAIRYVYNRYEAKGRLIALLISGVVYLVLADQLRNIAKFMERLNIPVLTDAFTTYADRNFLYFFIYFVLGAAAGLSVQHWNEWIHRLRWIYWTVFIVLGLRFTYLLMLEFQKPEGIKITFYTVSLIRPDMALFLIASIMVMYQLAGKLHNLRATRLLGWIGGVSYGGYLMHMLMLRYSYIPDELFYVSMGLNPVVRMIITWLLALTLSCVLTWLISRVSWGKWIVGTVPKSVHNK, encoded by the coding sequence ATGCCTCGCAAAGAACGAATTACAGAAATAGAGAGCTTAAGGGGAATTGCCTTTGGAGCGGTGGTTCTCCAGCATTCCATCGCACATTACTCATTAGTCCCGGAAACGAGACTGGAGGATGGCGTGTTACTGGCCATACTGCTGATGCTCTCCAAATTTGCAGTTCCTTTATTCATATTCATAACAGGTATGGTGCTGTTTTATAACACGGGAGACAAGCTGAATTACGGCAAGTTTATGAGAAAAAGAGTAAACGACGTGATCGTGCCTTACCTGATCTGGTCACTCATTTATTTTACACTTGCACCGCGAGGCTGGACCGGATTTGGATGGAATGACATCCCAGACCTAGGCCTGAAGTTGCTTACGGGCAAAACGACTTCACACTTTTGGTACATCATTATGTTGATTCAGTTTTATCTGTTATTTCCGCTCTTTTTGCGAGCCATTCGTTATGTATATAACCGATATGAGGCCAAGGGGCGCTTGATCGCATTATTGATTTCTGGTGTGGTGTATCTTGTACTTGCGGATCAATTAAGAAACATCGCCAAGTTCATGGAACGGCTGAATATCCCGGTGCTGACAGATGCTTTTACAACGTATGCAGACCGTAATTTCCTCTATTTCTTTATTTATTTTGTACTTGGTGCAGCAGCGGGGTTATCCGTCCAGCACTGGAATGAATGGATTCATCGATTGCGTTGGATATACTGGACAGTGTTTATTGTTCTGGGTCTGCGGTTTACTTATTTATTAATGCTGGAGTTTCAGAAGCCGGAAGGAATCAAAATTACATTCTACACAGTCAGCTTGATCCGCCCTGATATGGCACTCTTTCTGATCGCTTCCATTATGGTCATGTACCAGCTGGCCGGAAAACTTCACAACCTCAGGGCTACACGATTGCTGGGATGGATTGGTGGTGTATCGTATGGCGGTTATCTGATGCATATGTTGATGCTGCGGTATAGCTACATTCCGGATGAACTGTTTTATGTTTCCATGGGCTTGAACCCTGTCGTTCGAATGATCATCACCTGGTTGTTGGCTCTCACATTATCTTGTGTACTGACATGGCTTATCTCTCGTGTAAGCTGGGGCAAATGGATTGTGGGAACCGTACCGAAATCTGTCCACAACAAATGA
- a CDS encoding helix-turn-helix transcriptional regulator, with translation MAFMIAQRAFIKLYLITMVEQHRGYGYEMLEAMKQEFKDYGYVPPQSEVYRALHELVQQGVFYRTKKLKGNDPKVDFQEIVLYHFTDDGAEKAELYKKQVKTDLDRCLGMLHKAEEDNYGTKGR, from the coding sequence GTGGCTTTTATGATTGCACAGCGGGCATTTATTAAGCTGTATCTGATTACGATGGTTGAACAGCACAGGGGATATGGTTACGAGATGCTGGAGGCGATGAAGCAGGAATTCAAAGACTACGGTTATGTACCACCCCAGAGCGAGGTATATCGGGCATTACATGAATTGGTACAGCAAGGTGTTTTTTATCGCACGAAGAAGCTGAAGGGTAACGATCCGAAGGTCGATTTTCAGGAAATCGTTTTATATCATTTTACGGATGATGGTGCGGAGAAAGCCGAATTATACAAGAAACAGGTCAAAACAGATCTGGATCGTTGTCTAGGCATGTTACACAAGGCAGAAGAGGACAATTACGGTACGAAAGGAAGATGA
- a CDS encoding Gfo/Idh/MocA family oxidoreductase: MNRQLQWGVLGTSTIAKNAVIPAIQQSERGEVLAIASRSKEKAETLAEELGIARSYGSYEELIADPDIEAVYIPLPNHMHKEWTIKAAQAGKHVLCEKPAALSADESAEMIEACHQQGVLFAEAIMYRYHPKHRRVQEIIASGEIGIVRAIHGNFTCNTADDKENVRFKREMGGGSLFDLGVYPISAARMYLGQEPEAVTVHALFSDEHDGVDMMASGLIEFPNSVALTFDCGMWASGRAEMEILGTEGRIELPKVFGWENSDIPPQIIVHTDSVSREERVSVSNSYVLQVETFAAAALEGEALPFSPENTIQNMRVIDACLESARTRQRVQLID; this comes from the coding sequence ATGAATAGACAGTTACAGTGGGGTGTACTCGGTACGTCAACCATTGCCAAAAATGCAGTCATTCCGGCGATCCAGCAGTCCGAACGTGGTGAGGTGCTGGCGATTGCCAGCCGCAGCAAAGAAAAGGCGGAAACCCTTGCCGAAGAACTCGGCATTGCCAGATCGTATGGCAGTTATGAAGAGCTCATCGCTGATCCGGACATCGAAGCCGTCTATATTCCTTTGCCTAACCATATGCACAAAGAATGGACCATCAAAGCGGCACAGGCTGGCAAACACGTGTTGTGTGAGAAACCAGCAGCCCTGAGTGCAGATGAATCCGCAGAAATGATCGAGGCATGTCACCAGCAAGGCGTTCTTTTTGCAGAAGCAATTATGTATCGATATCATCCCAAGCACAGACGTGTGCAAGAGATTATAGCCAGTGGAGAGATTGGCATCGTCAGAGCCATCCATGGCAATTTTACTTGTAATACCGCTGATGATAAGGAGAATGTAAGGTTCAAAAGAGAGATGGGCGGCGGATCATTATTCGATCTTGGCGTGTATCCGATCTCGGCAGCCCGGATGTATCTGGGACAGGAACCGGAAGCGGTGACGGTACACGCTCTATTCTCGGACGAGCATGATGGCGTCGATATGATGGCATCGGGACTAATAGAATTTCCGAATTCGGTAGCCTTAACTTTTGACTGTGGCATGTGGGCTTCAGGTCGTGCGGAGATGGAGATTCTCGGGACGGAAGGGCGAATTGAACTGCCAAAAGTGTTTGGCTGGGAGAACAGCGATATTCCGCCTCAGATTATTGTGCACACGGATTCGGTCAGTCGTGAGGAACGTGTATCGGTATCGAATTCCTATGTGCTTCAGGTAGAGACGTTCGCAGCAGCTGCACTTGAAGGAGAGGCTTTGCCTTTCAGTCCGGAAAATACCATTCAGAACATGCGTGTCATTGATGCGTGCCTGGAATCGGCTCGAACTCGTCAACGTGTGCAGCTGATCGATTAG
- a CDS encoding ribonuclease has product MKKLLSTALLALLLTFVFLTGSQFTPAPQQKASAATCTIINTFTGVANYLSANGTLPCNFITKSQATGLGWVASQGNLAVVAPGKSIGGDTFGNREGLLPAASGRTWREADINYTSGFRNSDRIVYSNDGLIYKTTDHYASFTLLK; this is encoded by the coding sequence ATGAAAAAACTACTATCAACCGCTTTACTGGCATTGTTGTTGACGTTCGTTTTCTTGACAGGATCACAGTTCACCCCAGCCCCACAGCAGAAGGCATCTGCTGCAACATGTACCATCATCAATACGTTTACGGGTGTAGCAAACTATTTGAGTGCAAACGGAACGTTACCATGTAACTTTATTACCAAATCACAGGCAACAGGACTCGGCTGGGTAGCTTCACAAGGAAACTTGGCTGTCGTCGCTCCTGGGAAAAGCATCGGCGGAGACACATTCGGCAATCGCGAGGGGCTTCTGCCAGCAGCGAGCGGACGGACATGGCGTGAAGCGGATATCAACTATACTTCCGGCTTCCGTAATTCGGATCGGATTGTGTATTCGAATGATGGACTCATCTACAAAACGACAGATCATTATGCATCCTTTACACTTTTAAAATAG
- a CDS encoding barstar family protein translates to MNIVILDGVDFASTAELHQNLKDKLALPDFYGGNLDALWDCLTGTIELPLELKWTNYRISEERLGNEADRVRDLMLEVQAEQSGFQLSVEK, encoded by the coding sequence ATGAATATTGTGATTCTGGATGGAGTAGACTTTGCGAGTACAGCTGAACTTCATCAGAATTTAAAGGATAAGCTGGCTCTGCCGGATTTTTATGGCGGTAATCTTGATGCATTGTGGGATTGCCTGACGGGTACGATTGAACTTCCACTTGAGCTAAAATGGACCAACTACCGAATCAGCGAAGAACGACTGGGGAATGAAGCAGACCGGGTACGTGATTTGATGTTGGAGGTACAGGCTGAGCAGTCTGGATTTCAATTAAGTGTTGAGAAGTAG
- a CDS encoding MFS transporter, translating into MNDSTAVGKQGIGELIRSRPYMQFMLSRVVSRFGDSIDSIAYSWMVYILTGSKVLMGTLLAVNFLPNILLGLFAGALVDRMSPKKVIVITNTGRGLFVGITALLFGLGQLEVWHLFVITILNSLLECFTTPAEVSSVPRLLPQSMLLSGNAMSSSATRVAELAGLAVAGALIASIGIAWTILIDAGLFALSALIMSRVGYPEVLTSANNENKTSTAIDFLPSEKSSIFSEMAEAFHFLRKQALLLIVSILFAFVNFCLMPFNVLRAPYVIETLHAGAWGLSLLSGLMVGGMLLSGVWLTQRGANYRKSVLVISGIVMLGLSYAMTALPAYMTSFQLPVAAAFCLLMGMGIPLATTPLATYLMEVTPSEMLGRVYALQSMLVLSVAPLGSLVSGALADWMTMPVLFIVFGIMLAMSAGMLLFSKSFRTAL; encoded by the coding sequence ATGAACGATAGCACAGCAGTTGGCAAGCAAGGCATAGGTGAATTAATACGAAGCAGGCCCTATATGCAATTTATGCTCAGTAGAGTTGTATCCAGATTTGGTGATTCCATTGATTCGATTGCATACAGCTGGATGGTGTACATTCTGACCGGTTCGAAAGTGTTGATGGGTACGTTACTGGCGGTGAATTTCTTACCCAATATCCTCCTGGGTCTGTTCGCCGGTGCTTTGGTTGATCGCATGTCTCCCAAAAAAGTGATTGTGATTACCAATACGGGTCGCGGTTTATTCGTTGGGATTACAGCCCTGTTGTTCGGATTGGGGCAACTCGAAGTGTGGCATCTGTTTGTCATCACGATTCTGAACTCTTTGCTGGAATGCTTCACTACTCCTGCGGAAGTGTCCAGTGTCCCCAGATTGCTTCCCCAATCGATGCTGCTTTCGGGTAATGCCATGTCCTCTTCCGCAACCAGAGTGGCAGAACTCGCAGGACTTGCAGTGGCGGGTGCACTCATTGCTTCAATAGGTATTGCCTGGACGATCTTGATAGATGCGGGGTTGTTCGCGTTAAGTGCTTTAATTATGAGCCGAGTAGGCTATCCTGAAGTTTTAACATCTGCTAACAATGAAAATAAAACATCTACTGCAATAGATTTTCTTCCATCCGAAAAAAGTAGTATATTCTCCGAAATGGCGGAAGCCTTTCATTTTCTCCGTAAACAGGCCTTATTGCTAATCGTCTCCATCCTGTTTGCCTTCGTTAATTTCTGCCTGATGCCGTTCAATGTTCTCCGTGCACCGTATGTCATTGAAACGCTGCATGCTGGCGCTTGGGGATTAAGTCTGCTCAGTGGGCTGATGGTGGGAGGCATGTTGCTGAGCGGTGTGTGGTTGACACAAAGGGGAGCAAATTATCGTAAAAGTGTGCTGGTCATCAGCGGTATTGTCATGTTGGGCCTCAGTTATGCTATGACGGCACTCCCAGCTTATATGACGTCCTTCCAACTGCCGGTTGCAGCGGCCTTTTGTCTACTGATGGGAATGGGGATTCCACTGGCTACAACACCGCTGGCTACCTATCTTATGGAAGTGACCCCTTCCGAGATGCTAGGCAGGGTGTATGCCCTTCAAAGTATGCTCGTCTTGAGTGTCGCACCACTTGGAAGCCTGGTTTCGGGGGCACTTGCGGATTGGATGACCATGCCTGTTCTGTTTATCGTCTTCGGTATTATGCTTGCCATGTCAGCAGGTATGCTGCTATTTAGCAAAAGTTTTCGAACTGCGCTGTGA
- a CDS encoding helix-turn-helix domain-containing protein: MQHKVLSTIEEIKIYSDPYRIQIMNMFNKQGRPSTVKEIADQMGEVPAKVHYHVKKLEKIGLLTIVSTREINGIIAKYYEPFTGEIHLRHEDEDKENSPLKQVFRSETLKLLNEMFEQSRQRFMHQAENEDRMFLSDITLYANREEVEQLYKNIIKLCEPYTTKENQQGEHEVFQLFSALSKPIVKIPVSKTDAKEKKKVTSDKDKATTKKSRSVSKRQESSSSGSELEE, encoded by the coding sequence ATGCAGCACAAAGTTCTTTCCACAATTGAAGAAATTAAAATCTACTCCGATCCGTATCGGATACAGATTATGAATATGTTTAACAAGCAGGGCAGACCATCCACTGTCAAAGAGATCGCTGATCAGATGGGTGAGGTACCAGCCAAAGTGCATTATCATGTGAAAAAGCTGGAGAAAATCGGTCTGCTCACGATCGTTTCCACGCGGGAGATTAATGGCATTATTGCGAAGTACTACGAACCATTTACCGGAGAGATCCATCTTCGACATGAAGATGAAGACAAGGAAAACTCACCATTAAAACAGGTGTTTCGGTCCGAAACGCTCAAATTATTAAATGAAATGTTCGAACAAAGTCGTCAGCGATTCATGCATCAGGCGGAAAACGAAGACCGGATGTTTCTCTCGGATATCACGTTGTATGCAAACCGTGAGGAAGTAGAGCAATTGTATAAGAACATCATAAAACTCTGTGAACCCTATACAACAAAAGAGAATCAACAAGGGGAACATGAGGTCTTTCAGTTATTCTCTGCCCTCTCTAAACCTATAGTGAAAATACCTGTGTCTAAGACAGATGCAAAAGAGAAAAAGAAAGTTACGTCTGATAAGGACAAAGCAACTACGAAAAAGTCTCGATCTGTGTCTAAGAGACAAGAATCTTCATCATCTGGTAGTGAGTTGGAAGAATAA
- a CDS encoding TraR/DksA C4-type zinc finger protein codes for MSTLTKDQRQELKNALLEQRENLQRHFESSMEDGAPVESLKDSTGELSSYDNHPADAGTETFERSRDLAIDDTLTDEFNQVNDALERLEQGTYGTCVTCGEDIPFERLEAIPYTAYCIDDTPNREISNDRPVEEEVMTMPPSGAGEVRQRNAGKFDNADAWEAVEEYGTSNSPSTAAKRDVKDYDENM; via the coding sequence ATGAGTACTTTAACCAAAGATCAACGTCAAGAACTGAAAAACGCCCTTTTGGAGCAACGCGAAAACTTGCAGCGTCATTTTGAATCCAGCATGGAAGACGGTGCTCCAGTCGAGTCGCTGAAAGATTCAACAGGTGAGCTGTCCTCATACGATAACCACCCGGCAGATGCCGGTACGGAAACATTTGAACGCAGCCGTGATCTGGCGATCGACGATACATTAACAGACGAATTCAATCAAGTGAACGACGCATTGGAACGGTTGGAACAAGGTACATACGGAACCTGTGTAACGTGCGGAGAAGATATTCCCTTCGAACGACTTGAGGCTATCCCCTATACCGCTTACTGTATTGATGACACGCCTAATCGGGAGATCAGCAACGATCGGCCCGTTGAAGAAGAGGTCATGACGATGCCTCCGAGCGGTGCTGGAGAAGTAAGACAGCGTAACGCCGGCAAGTTCGACAACGCTGATGCCTGGGAAGCGGTCGAAGAATACGGTACATCCAACTCCCCTTCAACTGCAGCCAAACGTGATGTGAAGGACTATGATGAGAACATGTAA
- a CDS encoding DivIVA domain-containing protein has protein sequence MDEHMKRRLDKQRQLFKQLGVQLDALSIHEKQFNYKLRGYDPDEVDAYLDLVIKDYERFYANIADLMDKWQEQQLTIRDLKSSAKPVEDPTKIDRKQLDDIVKQLEYSVRQLKIRARPEQDLFSE, from the coding sequence ATGGATGAACATATGAAACGAAGATTGGATAAACAAAGACAATTGTTCAAACAATTGGGTGTACAGCTAGATGCGTTATCGATTCATGAAAAACAATTCAATTATAAACTTCGTGGTTATGATCCGGATGAGGTGGACGCCTATCTTGACCTGGTCATCAAAGATTACGAACGTTTCTATGCCAATATTGCAGATCTGATGGACAAATGGCAAGAACAGCAGTTAACGATTCGGGATCTTAAGTCGTCCGCGAAACCGGTGGAAGATCCGACCAAGATTGATCGCAAACAGCTGGATGATATTGTGAAACAACTGGAATACAGTGTGCGACAACTCAAGATCAGAGCACGTCCCGAACAGGATCTGTTCTCTGAATAA
- a CDS encoding Rrf2 family transcriptional regulator, which translates to MSTHFSVSVHCLLLLSLSAPERITSAHIAGSVNTNPVVVRRILGGLKKAGLVNSSPGTRGFYLAKPSNEITLDMIYQAAKDEGPLFPIHGNCNPDCEVGLHIDSLLTNLYQVAESKVEQFFASITLEDMERSSSQMQAVSSQTE; encoded by the coding sequence ATGAGTACTCATTTTTCGGTCAGTGTGCATTGTTTGTTGTTATTGTCACTCAGCGCGCCTGAACGAATCACGTCTGCACATATTGCAGGAAGCGTGAATACCAACCCTGTCGTCGTCAGACGGATTCTGGGCGGGCTGAAAAAGGCAGGATTGGTGAATTCCTCTCCTGGAACAAGAGGTTTCTATTTGGCGAAGCCATCCAATGAAATTACATTAGACATGATCTATCAGGCTGCCAAGGATGAGGGTCCATTGTTCCCGATTCATGGAAATTGTAACCCGGATTGTGAAGTGGGCTTGCATATAGACAGCCTCTTGACCAATCTGTATCAGGTTGCAGAGTCCAAGGTGGAGCAGTTCTTTGCATCCATTACGCTCGAAGATATGGAGCGATCCAGTTCCCAGATGCAAGCTGTCTCATCGCAGACAGAGTAG
- a CDS encoding metallophosphoesterase family protein: MKIVVISDTHCSRKSRKLPTQLLDVLPSADLILHAGDWSDWSVHPLLSEYAPVEGVAGNTDPSEIAEKLGYSRIVEVEGLRLGLVHGHLGSKGTEQNAIHTFAGQHVDAVIYGHSHIPVMHTVDNTLVFNPGSPTDRRFQKQYSFGIMTIDQGIIQAEHVFFDRN, encoded by the coding sequence ATGAAAATTGTAGTCATCTCCGACACGCATTGTTCACGAAAATCACGCAAGTTACCAACTCAACTCCTTGATGTATTACCGAGTGCAGATCTCATTCTTCATGCCGGTGACTGGTCGGATTGGAGTGTACATCCATTGCTTAGTGAGTATGCACCAGTTGAAGGGGTAGCTGGTAATACGGACCCGTCCGAAATCGCTGAAAAACTGGGATATTCCCGTATTGTTGAAGTGGAGGGGCTTCGTCTGGGTCTTGTGCACGGTCATCTAGGGTCCAAGGGTACAGAGCAGAATGCAATTCATACCTTTGCTGGCCAGCATGTGGATGCTGTGATCTATGGACACTCACACATCCCGGTGATGCATACCGTGGACAATACGTTGGTGTTTAATCCTGGGTCCCCTACGGATCGGCGTTTTCAGAAGCAATATTCATTCGGCATCATGACGATCGATCAGGGGATAATACAGGCTGAGCATGTGTTCTTTGACCGGAATTAG
- a CDS encoding sugar phosphate isomerase/epimerase family protein, with the protein MKLSVFTVATPDLNAEELASAAAAAGIDGIEWRFRGIPEDAISEEPSYWRNNRCSVDPSRWQEQIPVFREAAEGQGRKSIALVPYLNCGDLYATEQAFQAAAGLGTSMMRVGVPGYDRKTSYPELYRKAVQYLSEVQDLAKQYNIKALVETHHQTIAPTASLAYRLVQSLDPQHVGVLYDPGNMVHEGYENHRMGLELLGPYLAHVHVKNAGWFEAEGKESQKANVTEKSSGVNLNTAWKCHWTPLTEGMVDWVQMVLDLRAVGYDGYYGIEDFSGALESKAMLQHFADVFAEIERRVDEEEQS; encoded by the coding sequence ATGAAACTGTCTGTATTCACCGTGGCTACCCCTGATCTGAATGCAGAAGAATTGGCATCGGCAGCGGCAGCGGCAGGGATCGATGGAATCGAATGGAGATTCCGCGGAATTCCTGAAGATGCGATATCCGAGGAGCCTTCTTACTGGAGAAATAATCGATGTTCGGTAGATCCGAGCCGCTGGCAGGAACAGATTCCTGTTTTCCGTGAAGCGGCGGAAGGGCAAGGCAGAAAATCCATCGCTCTGGTGCCTTATCTGAATTGTGGAGATCTGTATGCCACAGAGCAGGCATTTCAGGCTGCAGCTGGGTTGGGAACATCAATGATGCGTGTGGGTGTTCCTGGGTATGATCGCAAGACCAGCTATCCTGAGTTGTACCGTAAAGCCGTTCAATACCTGAGTGAAGTGCAGGATCTGGCCAAACAGTACAACATCAAGGCGCTTGTAGAGACACATCATCAGACGATTGCACCGACGGCATCACTGGCCTATCGACTTGTGCAATCGCTGGACCCGCAGCATGTGGGTGTATTGTACGATCCAGGTAATATGGTGCATGAAGGATATGAGAATCACCGGATGGGACTTGAGTTGCTAGGTCCGTATCTGGCTCATGTGCATGTAAAAAATGCCGGGTGGTTTGAAGCAGAAGGGAAAGAATCACAAAAGGCTAATGTGACTGAGAAGAGCAGCGGAGTGAATCTGAATACAGCCTGGAAATGTCACTGGACGCCGCTGACTGAAGGCATGGTCGATTGGGTACAGATGGTGCTGGATCTTCGTGCCGTTGGGTATGACGGATACTACGGCATTGAGGACTTTAGTGGTGCCTTGGAATCCAAGGCGATGTTACAGCATTTTGCAGACGTTTTCGCCGAAATTGAGCGTCGTGTGGACGAGGAGGAGCAGTCATGA
- a CDS encoding Gfo/Idh/MocA family oxidoreductase has protein sequence MSIVRVAVIGIGNMGASHARTLVAGEVPGAELVAVCDVRREMESWVSSHLPATVTYWQEAEQMMASGTIDAVIIATPHYDHPEQAIQAFQHGLHVMIEKPAGVYTKQVRKMNEAAAASGKVFSMMYNQRTNPLYIKLRDLIASGELGEVRRTNWIITNWYRSQSYYDSGGWRATWAGEGGGVLINQDPHQLDLWQWTIGMMPVRMRAFCSFGKYRNIEVEDDVTAYVEYENGATGVFVTTTGEAPGTNRFEVNGDRGKIVIEDGKLTFWRLRESEPEFNQRFTGGFGQPECWKCEIPITGVETGHPGLIRNWVDAIRTGAPLIAPGEDGIHGLTLSNAMLLSTWMDNWVDLPIDEDLFYEHLQERIAGSTTKKDKAFSGAQPADLSQTFK, from the coding sequence ATGAGTATCGTAAGAGTAGCGGTGATTGGTATTGGAAATATGGGAGCATCACATGCCAGAACGTTGGTTGCCGGAGAAGTACCCGGTGCAGAACTGGTCGCCGTATGTGATGTAAGAAGAGAGATGGAGAGCTGGGTATCCAGTCATCTTCCGGCAACGGTTACCTATTGGCAGGAGGCTGAGCAGATGATGGCTTCAGGTACGATTGATGCAGTCATTATTGCAACGCCGCACTATGACCATCCAGAACAGGCTATTCAAGCGTTCCAGCATGGCTTGCATGTCATGATTGAGAAGCCAGCCGGTGTGTATACGAAGCAGGTACGCAAGATGAATGAAGCGGCCGCAGCCAGCGGTAAAGTCTTTTCCATGATGTACAACCAGCGGACCAATCCACTCTACATTAAGCTGAGAGACTTGATCGCTTCGGGGGAACTGGGTGAGGTACGGCGTACCAATTGGATTATTACGAACTGGTATCGATCCCAGAGTTACTATGATTCCGGTGGCTGGCGGGCAACTTGGGCAGGCGAAGGTGGCGGTGTACTGATTAACCAGGACCCGCATCAACTGGATCTGTGGCAGTGGACCATCGGCATGATGCCGGTGCGAATGCGTGCTTTCTGTTCGTTTGGCAAGTATCGGAACATTGAAGTGGAAGATGATGTAACAGCTTATGTGGAATATGAAAATGGAGCTACAGGTGTGTTTGTAACCACAACAGGTGAAGCACCGGGTACCAATCGATTCGAGGTCAACGGAGACCGAGGTAAAATCGTAATCGAAGATGGAAAACTTACGTTCTGGCGACTTCGGGAATCTGAGCCTGAATTCAATCAGCGGTTTACCGGAGGTTTTGGACAGCCAGAATGCTGGAAATGTGAAATCCCGATTACAGGTGTGGAAACGGGGCACCCGGGTCTGATTCGTAACTGGGTAGATGCGATTCGTACAGGCGCACCACTCATTGCTCCCGGTGAGGATGGTATACACGGATTAACATTGTCGAACGCGATGCTGCTGTCTACCTGGATGGATAATTGGGTGGATCTGCCAATCGATGAGGATCTATTCTATGAGCATCTGCAGGAACGCATTGCTGGATCAACGACGAAGAAAGACAAGGCATTCAGTGGCGCTCAACCTGCTGATCTGAGTCAGACGTTTAAATAA